From a single Acidobacteriota bacterium genomic region:
- a CDS encoding ABC-F family ATP-binding cassette domain-containing protein produces MLFRFGDITKSYGGTEILRGVSFQINPGEKAGLVGRNGAGKTTVFRLLTGSESPDSGEIAKINGLRLGLLDQHVDFAAGETVHTAALSAFKEIHDIEAEMRQLEKQMETDHSAEILDRYADLQIRFEQADGFTYAARAESILLGLGFTREQWSHDTGILSGGQKNRLGMARLLLSGADILLLDEPTNHLDVNAVEWLEGFLAQYETAYVVISHDRYFLDRTTDRIIEIENGRAVTYKGNYSKFLVERELRREQQQREYENQQSMINKTQEFIRRNLEGQKTKQAKSRRNMLERMERLDAVIADKSGGSFGLKKVERTGNNVLMAEDLTIGYGDKVLASDINLSLHRGEALGIIGANGTGKTTFLKTILGQIRELDGKFIWGTKADIGYYAQNLDDLHPANEIVQELRRVDPMADNGTLRSFLARFLFVGEDVFKRVGDLSGGEKGRLALAKLIYSRKNVLVLDEPTNHLDIPSREALEDALREYDGTIITVSHDRFFLDKIATQILAFNADAVHVFAGNYTEYHEWAETAAKAEGKNVGVTLKVEEPLAIGASSDGGSGNGHAVKAAIADAAVAGGQEKKPSRFSKNQLRQMEQRVARLEELIAECEDRHTRLTVEMSEPETAKSADRLAELVRLIAETETELGAHTAEWEQLSLDLES; encoded by the coding sequence ATGCTGTTCAGATTCGGCGACATCACCAAGAGCTACGGCGGCACGGAGATACTACGCGGCGTCTCGTTCCAGATCAATCCGGGCGAAAAGGCTGGACTTGTCGGGCGAAACGGAGCGGGGAAGACGACCGTCTTTCGCCTGCTGACGGGATCTGAATCGCCGGATTCTGGCGAGATCGCAAAGATCAACGGGCTCCGACTCGGCCTGCTTGACCAGCACGTAGATTTCGCCGCGGGCGAGACGGTCCATACGGCCGCACTCTCCGCCTTCAAAGAGATCCACGACATCGAAGCCGAGATGCGGCAGCTTGAGAAGCAGATGGAGACGGACCACTCGGCTGAGATCCTTGACCGCTACGCCGACCTCCAGATCCGCTTCGAACAGGCCGATGGCTTCACCTATGCCGCCCGGGCCGAGTCGATCTTGCTTGGCCTCGGGTTTACCCGCGAACAGTGGTCGCACGATACGGGCATCCTCTCCGGCGGGCAGAAAAACCGCCTTGGCATGGCCCGGCTGCTTCTCTCGGGTGCGGACATTCTCTTGCTCGATGAGCCTACAAATCACCTTGATGTCAACGCTGTCGAATGGCTCGAGGGCTTTTTGGCGCAATACGAAACGGCGTATGTCGTCATCAGCCACGACCGTTACTTCCTTGACCGGACGACCGACCGGATCATCGAGATCGAGAACGGCCGTGCGGTTACGTATAAGGGAAACTACTCAAAGTTTCTCGTTGAGCGGGAGCTCCGCCGCGAGCAGCAGCAGCGGGAATACGAGAACCAGCAGTCGATGATAAATAAGACTCAAGAGTTCATCCGCCGCAACCTTGAAGGGCAAAAGACCAAGCAGGCAAAGTCGCGACGCAATATGCTGGAACGGATGGAACGGCTTGACGCGGTCATCGCCGACAAGTCCGGCGGAAGCTTTGGGCTAAAAAAGGTCGAACGGACCGGCAACAACGTCCTGATGGCCGAGGACCTTACAATCGGTTACGGTGATAAGGTGCTAGCCTCGGACATCAACCTCTCGCTCCATCGCGGCGAGGCTCTTGGCATAATCGGGGCGAACGGCACCGGCAAAACGACATTTCTCAAGACCATTCTCGGGCAGATCCGCGAACTCGACGGAAAGTTCATCTGGGGCACGAAAGCCGACATCGGCTATTACGCTCAGAATCTCGACGATCTTCATCCGGCGAATGAGATAGTCCAGGAACTTCGTCGGGTCGATCCGATGGCCGATAATGGAACTCTCCGATCGTTTCTCGCCCGTTTTCTTTTTGTCGGCGAGGATGTTTTCAAACGCGTCGGCGACCTCTCGGGCGGCGAGAAGGGAAGGCTGGCTCTCGCCAAGCTGATCTATTCGCGAAAGAACGTTCTGGTGCTCGACGAGCCGACGAACCATCTCGATATTCCGTCCCGCGAGGCGCTCGAAGACGCCCTACGCGAATACGACGGGACGATCATAACCGTCAGCCACGACCGCTTTTTCCTCGACAAGATCGCGACCCAGATCCTTGCCTTCAACGCCGACGCCGTGCACGTCTTCGCCGGAAACTACACCGAGTATCACGAATGGGCAGAGACGGCGGCGAAGGCCGAAGGCAAGAATGTCGGGGTCACGCTTAAGGTTGAAGAGCCATTGGCGATCGGGGCAAGTTCGGACGGCGGTTCGGGGAACGGCCATGCGGTCAAAGCCGCGATCGCTGATGCGGCCGTTGCCGGAGGTCAGGAAAAGAAGCCGTCCCGCTTTAGCAAAAATCAGCTTCGGCAGATGGAGCAACGCGTCGCCCGGCTTGAAGAGCTGATCGCCGAGTGCGAGGACCGGCACACCCGACTCACCGTCGAGATGTCCGAACCCGAAACGGCAAAAAGTGCCGACCGGCTCGCCGAACTCGTCCGCCTTATCGCCGAGACCGAGACCGAGCTCGGGGCCCACACCGCCGAATGGGAACAGCTCTCGCTCGATCTTGAATCTTAA